The Coffea arabica cultivar ET-39 chromosome 8e, Coffea Arabica ET-39 HiFi, whole genome shotgun sequence genome window below encodes:
- the LOC140012822 gene encoding uncharacterized protein — protein MRVLLWNYQGVGSPLTIPQLREVNNLSSPDIVFLCETKNRSKYLEKVKNILRFDEAVIVDAMNKAGGMAFLWREEIRIKQVLKTGFTIEAQIEDKKSRWDWWFIGIYASSDDQVRKQQWQVLQARKVLWGERWIMAGDFNDIVSNEEKWGGTWRDEGSFMAFKNLINDNQLMDVGFEGHPWTWCNNWAGAGEIKQRLDRDLCSYPWLQIFDKVKCKHLDSFASDHSMLIIETNPTQIRRKKRFYFNKRWLQRDKVWDIVKLAWDQRDNGSRMFKVVQKVKRSRVNLLKWNSKIQGNSKQKIEQIKGQLQQLNLCDTEAKRVRKKSLKNELKEAYRDEEIYWGQKARVQWLKAGDKNSRLWRGEGGGIKWSTSRERMAHGLRMKMSSV, from the coding sequence ATGAGAGTCCTGCTATGGAATTATCAAGGAgtggggagccccttgacaattccccaGTTGAGAGAGGTGAACAACCTCTCCTCTCCGGACATAGTGTTCTTATGTGAAACCAAAAATAGAAGTAAGTATttggaaaaagtcaaaaatattttgagattTGATGAAGCTGTCATCGTGGATGCCATGAACAAGGCAGGAGGGATGGCATTTCTTTGGAGGGAGGAGATTAGGATAAAACAAGTGCTCAAGACTGGCTTTACAATTGAAGCTCAGATTGAGGATAAGAAAAGTAGATGGGATTGGTGGTTTATTGGTATATATGCGAGCAGTGATGATCAAGTTAGGAAACAGCAATGGCAAGTACTCCAAGCTAGGAAAGTTTTGTGGGGAGAAAGATGGATTATGGCCGGTGACTTTAATGACATTGTCTCgaatgaagaaaaatggggTGGAACCTGGAGGGACGAAGGCAGCTTCATGGCATTCAAAAACCTTATCAATGATAATCAATTGATGGATGTTGGTTTTGAGGGTCATCCTTGGACCTGGTGTAATAATTGGGCAGGTGCGGGTGAGATAAAACAAAGACTGGATAGAGATTTATGTAGCTATCCTTGGCTCCAAATTTTTGATAAGGTTAAGTGTAAACACTTGGATTCATTTGCGTCAGATCATAGTATGCTGATTATAGAGACAAATCCAACACAAATCAGGAGAAAGAAGAGGTTCTATTTTAATAAAAGGTGGCTCCAGCGAGATAAAGTTTGGGATATTGTCAAACTGGCGTGGGACCAAAGGGACAATGGCTCAAGGATGTTCAAGGTTGTGCAAAAAGTGAAAAGGAGTAGAGTTAATCTACTGAAATGGAACAGTAAAATCCAAGGCAATTCAAAACAAAAGATAGAGCAAATCAAGGGCCAACTGCAGCAACTAAATCTGTGTGATACTGAGGCGAAGCGAGTGAGGAAGAAGAGTCTTAAGAATGAATTGAAAGAGGCTTATAGAGACGAAGAGATCTACTGGGGTCAAAAAGCAAGGGTGCAATGGCTCAAGGCAGGAGACAAAAATAGCAGATTGTGGAGGGGAGAAGGAGGAGGAATAAAGTGGTCAACATCCAGAGAGAGGATGGCACATGGACTAAGAATGAAGATGAGCTCAGTGTAG
- the LOC113704946 gene encoding uncharacterized protein, whose protein sequence is MSKAYDRVEWRFLEVVMRKMGFNDKWRSWIMECISTASYSFLVNGEVKKYVVPQRGIRQDDSLIFCKTDSQNAAELKRLLNVYERGTCQLINLEKSSVIFSNNMQQQRKVEVSQALGNIHVVSQGKYLGLPMVVTRSKQQLFGYIKSSIQQRLKK, encoded by the exons ATGTCTAAAGCTTATGACAGGGTGGAATGGAGGTTCCTGGAAGTTGTAATGCGGAAAATGGGGTTCAATGACAAATGGAGAAGCTGGATCATGGAGTGCATTTCTACTGCTTCTTACTCGTTCCTGGTTAATGGCGAAGTCAAGAAGTATGTGGTGCCACAAAGGGGCATTAGGCAGG ATGACTCTTTGATATTTTGTAAAACTGATTCCCAGAATGCAGCAGAGCTCAAAAGGTTACTTAACGTATATGAAAGAGGAACATGCCAGCTGATTAACCTGGAAAAATCCTCAGTCATATTCAGCAACAATATGCAGCAGCAAAGGAAGGTGGAAGTCAGCCAAGCTCTAGGAAATATCCATGTTGTAAGCCAAGGAAAATACTTGGGTCTCCCAATGGTGGTAACAAGATCTAAACAGCAGCTGTTCGGATACATTAAATCCAGTATTCAACAGAGactaaaaaagtga